A section of the Methanoregula formicica SMSP genome encodes:
- a CDS encoding methyl-accepting chemotaxis protein translates to MVNLKDYEAIFEQTPIAQLLVDKDYKNILANQELCRITGVSKDIILSIKITDFKDRGILKYLKDTGETFEDAVSRKRTVHGQSTIETPKGKIEVLRTITPLLDEKGEIEYVYIAYNDVTKMVKAQDYVVNEVNEMARIYGIMAQGDLTQRYTITEPDADTRENYEILTKLRDAVRGILVSLENNIGDVNKRMQNLTTTSDSATRSVEDASKSVNQTARNAGLVSENAQKSSEGIEQMAKAMQDMSAAVEEITSSMESVSTQANNAKDSAKTGAGLAENVNKDMTEITTSAGTTYEVIQNIEKQMTDIGKIIVLIRDIASQTNLLALNAAIEAARAGEHGRGFAVVAAEVKSLAQESRSSAEKIEEMIIQLNVATKKAADGMEGAQALVKKGVIEAQQALEAFKTIQKAAEMVANSASEVAAATQEQAATTEEITASVNEVAHLIERTAKEAGDAAAATEESAAAIDEISHMIKTVNDVALGAMEANRRFKVD, encoded by the coding sequence ATGGTAAACCTGAAAGATTATGAGGCAATATTTGAACAGACGCCTATCGCCCAGTTGCTGGTTGATAAGGACTACAAAAATATCCTGGCAAACCAGGAACTGTGCCGGATTACTGGTGTTTCAAAGGACATCATTCTCTCCATCAAGATTACCGACTTCAAGGACCGGGGAATCCTGAAATACCTCAAGGATACCGGAGAAACATTCGAGGACGCTGTTTCCCGGAAACGCACCGTCCACGGGCAGTCCACTATCGAGACCCCGAAGGGGAAAATTGAAGTACTCCGTACCATCACTCCCCTGCTGGACGAAAAAGGTGAGATCGAGTATGTATACATCGCCTACAATGATGTCACCAAGATGGTCAAGGCCCAGGACTATGTGGTAAACGAAGTCAATGAGATGGCCAGGATATACGGTATCATGGCGCAGGGAGACCTGACGCAACGGTATACTATAACCGAACCCGATGCCGATACAAGAGAAAATTACGAGATACTCACGAAACTTCGGGACGCGGTCCGGGGCATCCTCGTCAGCCTGGAGAACAATATCGGCGATGTCAACAAGCGGATGCAGAACCTGACCACGACGTCCGACAGCGCAACGAGAAGCGTTGAGGATGCATCAAAGAGCGTCAACCAGACTGCAAGGAATGCCGGTCTTGTCTCTGAAAATGCTCAAAAGTCCTCCGAGGGTATTGAACAGATGGCGAAAGCCATGCAAGATATGAGTGCGGCAGTGGAAGAAATTACGTCCAGCATGGAAAGTGTCTCAACACAGGCAAACAATGCAAAGGATTCGGCAAAGACTGGGGCAGGTCTTGCAGAGAATGTCAATAAAGACATGACTGAAATCACAACCTCAGCAGGTACTACCTATGAGGTAATCCAGAACATTGAGAAACAGATGACCGATATCGGCAAGATCATCGTGCTCATCCGCGATATCGCGAGCCAGACAAACTTGCTTGCACTCAATGCCGCGATTGAGGCGGCCCGTGCCGGTGAACACGGGCGGGGTTTTGCCGTTGTGGCCGCTGAGGTCAAGTCGCTTGCGCAGGAGTCCCGTTCGAGCGCAGAGAAGATCGAAGAGATGATCATCCAGCTGAACGTTGCCACCAAGAAGGCCGCGGATGGGATGGAAGGTGCACAGGCTCTTGTCAAGAAAGGTGTAATCGAGGCACAGCAGGCGCTCGAGGCATTCAAGACGATTCAGAAAGCCGCCGAGATGGTCGCAAATAGTGCCAGTGAAGTCGCTGCTGCGACTCAGGAACAGGCTGCAACAACCGAAGAGATCACAGCGAGTGTCAACGAAGTTGCCCATCTCATCGAGCGGACAG
- a CDS encoding PAS domain S-box protein translates to MNEQTRIRNLLRDNPKGLTIEDVSKKLSLNRATAAKYLNSMMISGQAELRELGRAKVFYLSQRLPLTNLLSLSSDFILILDRELFIQEVNDPFLSFFHVTKDELKGIRIDHSALAQYFPEDFVDSLTKAVEGTELSSEVHLHIDNDDRYFKIKLIPLVFENGSHAVGILLEDITEMKQYQLELEERIKERTKNLEIEIERHKRTEKALRENDAVLKSMLNATPVGVGLLVDRVIQKVNNSMCDLTGYTKAELTGQSVRILYPDDEEYHRINQELYNKAGQKNVRIVESRILRKDGSVIDVIINLSPFNPDDSSSGVTATIVDITERKRAADALRQASNQVALLTSVTRHDILNKITLLRGYIGRMKQLETSDALQEILKKEDEIADTIANLITFTRDYKDIGIKPPDWISVEETSRRMKETANLGQVALHLPDDDYTVFADPLIEKVFYNLFDNSLRHGGNVTEIRISTVENADRLIILYEDNGIGIPENEKEIIFERDMGKNTGLGLFLAREILAITGITITETGEPGNGARFEMHIPKGSYSRTGTASKKNKKTRKS, encoded by the coding sequence GTGAACGAACAGACACGGATCAGGAACCTGCTCAGGGACAATCCCAAGGGGCTGACCATCGAAGATGTCTCAAAGAAGCTCTCGCTCAACCGTGCAACGGCTGCAAAATACCTCAATTCAATGATGATATCAGGGCAGGCTGAGCTCCGCGAGCTTGGCCGTGCAAAAGTCTTCTACCTCTCCCAGCGGCTCCCCCTGACCAACCTGTTAAGCCTGTCTTCAGACTTCATCCTTATTCTCGACCGGGAACTCTTCATCCAGGAAGTTAATGATCCGTTCCTCTCCTTCTTCCACGTAACAAAAGACGAGCTGAAAGGAATACGGATCGATCATTCAGCCCTTGCACAGTATTTTCCCGAGGACTTTGTTGATTCCCTAACAAAGGCTGTCGAGGGAACCGAACTCTCATCTGAAGTTCATCTCCACATTGATAATGATGACCGGTACTTCAAGATCAAGCTGATCCCCCTGGTGTTTGAAAATGGAAGCCATGCTGTCGGAATACTTCTGGAAGATATCACGGAGATGAAGCAGTACCAGCTCGAACTTGAGGAGCGGATCAAAGAGAGGACCAAAAACCTGGAGATCGAGATCGAGCGGCACAAGAGAACGGAGAAAGCGCTCCGCGAGAACGATGCCGTCCTCAAAAGCATGCTTAATGCAACTCCGGTCGGAGTGGGCCTTCTCGTTGACCGGGTTATTCAAAAGGTGAATAATTCCATGTGCGATCTTACCGGTTACACGAAGGCAGAACTGACCGGCCAGAGTGTCAGGATCCTGTACCCTGATGACGAAGAGTATCACCGCATAAATCAAGAGTTATACAATAAAGCCGGTCAGAAAAACGTCAGGATAGTAGAATCACGAATCCTAAGGAAAGACGGATCAGTCATTGATGTTATCATTAACTTAAGCCCGTTCAATCCGGACGATTCCTCCTCCGGGGTTACCGCAACAATCGTCGATATCACCGAACGGAAACGGGCTGCTGATGCATTGCGACAGGCAAGCAACCAGGTTGCACTCTTAACAAGTGTCACGCGCCATGACATCCTGAACAAGATAACCCTGCTGAGAGGGTATATCGGTCGTATGAAGCAACTGGAAACCAGCGATGCATTACAAGAGATCCTGAAAAAAGAAGACGAGATCGCTGATACAATAGCGAACCTCATTACGTTTACCCGGGATTACAAGGATATCGGAATCAAGCCCCCGGACTGGATCAGTGTTGAAGAAACGTCGAGGAGAATGAAAGAGACAGCGAACCTTGGACAGGTCGCCCTCCATCTTCCGGATGATGATTATACCGTGTTCGCCGATCCGCTCATAGAGAAAGTCTTCTATAACCTCTTTGACAATTCCCTTCGCCACGGAGGGAACGTGACAGAGATCCGGATCAGTACCGTTGAAAACGCTGACCGGTTGATCATCCTGTACGAGGACAACGGCATCGGTATTCCGGAGAACGAGAAAGAGATCATCTTTGAACGGGACATGGGAAAGAACACCGGCCTCGGGCTCTTCCTTGCACGGGAGATCCTCGCCATCACCGGAATTACTATAACAGAGACCGGAGAACCCGGGAACGGTGCCCGGTTCGAGATGCATATTCCCAAAGGATCCTATTCGCGCACAGGGACCGCGAGCAAGAAAAACAAGAAAACAAGAAAATCATAG
- the alaS gene encoding alanine--tRNA ligase has translation MLEEEYQLDYFKSQGMIRKVCKACGSAFWTRDPSREVCGDAPCEPYTFIGNPIFKPHTLDTMREAYLSFFERQGHTRIDRYPVAARWRDDIYLTIASIADFQPFVTSGVVPPPANPLTISQPCIRLNDLDSVGKSGRHLTTFEMMAHHAFNTPTEEIYWKDRTVELCDQFIASIGGDINKVTYKENPWIGGGNAGPSVEVLIGGLEVATLVFMSLSRQKTQEKGYELNGEMYYPMKLRIVDTGYGLERFVWASKGSPTIYDAVFPEMVSHVMGLAGLDHMLGNKDYAKILALNAKYAGLMDISGTNLFNLRKKVAAAIDISPDKLDKMITPVEKAYAICDHTRCLAYMLGDCIVPSNVREGYLARLVIRRTLRLMNDLKITEPLADLIEQQTRIMSNRRFEQDIAVVREILDRETEKYAATLERGTRIVQKVAKTYKAKSQRVPLAEVMTLYDSHGIQPEMVKEIAAMEGAVVDLPDNFYSIVADMHSESKPVEEEDKTAHYAERVRALPPTKKLYYEQPSDIEFEAVVLDFFDGYAVLDQTLFYPEGGGQPADTGTLVSSDSMVQVDGVVKVGEVVLHHIAGGVLRRGERVKGMVDEERRWSLMRHHTATHIILHAAKEVLGAHIHQAGAQKGADSSRVDIRHFKHITGDELRRIEIAANRMIMTSQPVEISVEDRGKAEQKYGFGLYQGGVPPGRDIRIVKVAGDIEACAGTHCRSTGEVGVIKIIRVEHIQDGIERIEFAAGVAAVYYMQHLEQIVASAADTLSVQYENLPATVTRFFTEWKDLKKEVERMNSKMVDLETQALIAEVVGGVNVVIKRVDLPQKELSALASSVAARGGVALVGGAGDTARVVLASGDLRVNAGEIIGQVCELLGGKGGGKPNLAQGGGPETGKLDLALKVGRERILAALNG, from the coding sequence ATGCTCGAAGAGGAATACCAGCTCGATTATTTCAAGTCCCAGGGGATGATCCGCAAGGTCTGCAAGGCCTGCGGCTCGGCGTTCTGGACCCGCGATCCCTCGCGGGAAGTCTGCGGTGACGCCCCCTGCGAACCCTATACCTTCATCGGCAACCCGATCTTTAAGCCCCATACCCTCGACACCATGCGCGAGGCGTACCTCTCGTTTTTTGAGAGGCAGGGGCACACCAGGATCGACCGGTACCCGGTTGCCGCCCGATGGCGGGACGACATTTACTTAACGATCGCGTCCATTGCCGATTTCCAGCCGTTCGTGACCAGCGGCGTCGTCCCCCCTCCGGCAAACCCGCTCACCATCTCGCAGCCCTGCATCCGGTTGAACGACCTGGACTCCGTGGGCAAATCCGGCCGGCACCTGACCACCTTCGAGATGATGGCCCACCACGCCTTCAACACGCCCACCGAGGAGATCTACTGGAAGGACCGGACGGTCGAGCTCTGCGACCAGTTCATCGCCTCGATTGGCGGGGACATCAATAAAGTCACCTACAAGGAAAACCCCTGGATCGGCGGCGGCAACGCGGGCCCGAGCGTGGAGGTCTTAATCGGCGGCCTCGAAGTCGCGACGCTTGTATTCATGAGCCTCAGCCGGCAGAAGACACAGGAGAAAGGGTACGAGCTCAACGGCGAGATGTATTACCCGATGAAACTCCGGATCGTCGACACCGGCTACGGCCTCGAACGCTTTGTCTGGGCATCGAAGGGCTCCCCGACCATCTACGACGCAGTATTCCCGGAGATGGTCAGCCATGTCATGGGACTTGCCGGGCTTGACCACATGCTCGGCAACAAGGACTATGCCAAGATCCTTGCGCTCAATGCAAAATATGCCGGCCTCATGGACATCTCGGGCACGAACCTCTTCAACTTACGAAAGAAAGTGGCCGCGGCCATCGATATCTCCCCCGACAAGCTGGACAAGATGATCACCCCGGTCGAGAAGGCCTACGCGATCTGTGACCACACCCGCTGCCTTGCCTACATGCTCGGCGACTGCATCGTGCCCTCGAACGTCCGGGAAGGTTACCTTGCCCGGCTCGTCATCCGGCGGACCCTGCGGCTGATGAACGACCTGAAGATCACAGAACCTCTTGCGGACCTGATCGAGCAGCAGACCCGGATCATGAGCAACCGGAGGTTCGAGCAGGACATCGCGGTGGTTCGCGAGATTTTAGACCGCGAGACCGAGAAGTATGCGGCAACCCTCGAACGTGGCACGCGGATCGTCCAGAAGGTGGCAAAGACCTACAAGGCCAAGAGCCAGCGGGTGCCCCTTGCCGAGGTCATGACCCTCTACGACTCGCACGGCATCCAGCCGGAAATGGTCAAGGAGATCGCGGCAATGGAAGGCGCCGTCGTGGACCTCCCCGACAACTTCTACTCCATTGTTGCGGACATGCACTCCGAGTCAAAACCGGTAGAAGAAGAGGACAAGACTGCACACTACGCAGAGCGCGTCCGTGCCCTCCCACCCACAAAGAAACTCTATTACGAGCAGCCCTCGGACATCGAGTTCGAGGCGGTCGTGCTCGACTTCTTTGACGGATATGCCGTGCTCGACCAGACCCTCTTCTACCCGGAGGGTGGAGGCCAGCCAGCCGATACCGGCACGCTTGTCAGCTCTGACAGTATGGTCCAGGTCGACGGCGTTGTCAAGGTTGGTGAAGTCGTCCTCCACCATATCGCGGGTGGCGTCCTCCGCCGCGGAGAGCGGGTGAAGGGCATGGTGGACGAGGAACGGCGCTGGTCCTTAATGCGCCACCACACGGCGACCCACATCATCCTCCATGCCGCAAAAGAGGTGCTTGGCGCACACATCCACCAGGCCGGTGCCCAGAAAGGCGCGGATAGTTCCCGCGTTGATATCCGGCACTTCAAGCATATCACTGGTGATGAACTTCGGAGGATCGAGATCGCCGCAAACCGGATGATCATGACAAGCCAGCCGGTCGAGATTTCCGTTGAGGACCGCGGCAAGGCAGAGCAAAAATACGGGTTTGGCCTGTACCAGGGCGGCGTCCCGCCGGGCCGTGACATCCGTATCGTGAAGGTTGCCGGGGATATCGAAGCCTGCGCCGGCACCCACTGCCGGAGCACCGGAGAGGTAGGCGTAATCAAGATCATCAGGGTCGAGCATATCCAGGATGGCATCGAACGGATCGAGTTTGCTGCTGGCGTTGCCGCGGTCTACTACATGCAGCACCTCGAGCAGATCGTCGCTTCTGCGGCCGACACCCTCTCCGTCCAGTACGAGAACCTGCCGGCGACCGTGACACGGTTCTTTACCGAGTGGAAGGACCTCAAGAAAGAGGTCGAGCGGATGAACTCGAAGATGGTAGACCTGGAGACACAGGCGCTGATCGCAGAGGTCGTGGGAGGAGTCAACGTTGTCATCAAGCGGGTTGACCTGCCGCAGAAGGAACTCTCGGCGCTTGCCTCATCCGTTGCAGCACGGGGCGGAGTGGCACTCGTCGGGGGTGCCGGCGACACCGCGCGGGTCGTCCTTGCTTCCGGTGACCTCCGGGTCAATGCCGGTGAGATCATCGGGCAGGTCTGCGAGCTCCTCGGGGGCAAGGGCGGGGGAAAACCCAACCTTGCGCAGGGCGGCGGCCCCGAAACCGGCAAACTCGACCTTGCCCTGAAAGTAGGACGTGAACGGATCCTTGCGGCGCTGAATGGCTGA
- a CDS encoding ArsR/SmtB family transcription factor yields the protein MADNVLVLEPGDERAQKIAKAMASSLAGDILQFLADGPKSLTAITEKLQIPMNTAKYHVENLLDAGVIAIADTKYSIKGREVKLYSLTDQLLIVAPRRVDVRSLLLKYASLFGIVAVSTLAISTILPMFSAPVMNAEMVSLKAAPAPAVDTATGAGREAGAVALQATFDTASVTAPATLDPALAFFIGGIFVIVILLCYEAWLWKKTR from the coding sequence ATGGCTGATAATGTCCTTGTCCTGGAACCGGGCGATGAGCGGGCACAGAAAATAGCCAAAGCAATGGCCAGTTCCCTTGCAGGCGACATCCTCCAGTTTCTCGCAGACGGGCCAAAAAGCCTGACTGCGATCACCGAGAAGCTCCAGATCCCGATGAATACGGCAAAGTACCATGTGGAGAACCTCCTTGATGCAGGTGTCATCGCGATTGCCGACACAAAATACAGCATCAAGGGGAGGGAGGTCAAGCTCTACTCCCTGACCGACCAGCTCCTCATCGTTGCCCCGCGCCGGGTGGACGTGCGTTCTCTGCTCCTGAAATATGCCTCGCTCTTCGGGATTGTGGCAGTATCGACACTGGCAATCTCAACAATCCTTCCGATGTTCTCCGCTCCGGTAATGAACGCCGAGATGGTCTCGCTCAAGGCGGCGCCGGCACCTGCGGTTGACACTGCTACCGGGGCGGGACGGGAAGCGGGGGCTGTTGCGCTTCAGGCAACGTTCGACACGGCATCAGTAACTGCTCCGGCAACGCTGGACCCGGCCCTTGCGTTCTTCATCGGGGGCATATTCGTCATCGTAATTCTGCTCTGCTACGAAGCATGGCTCTGGAAGAAGACGCGGTGA